Proteins from one Halovivax limisalsi genomic window:
- a CDS encoding ATP-dependent carboxylate-amine ligase produces the protein MSTSPRVLLLDGDADNSLTIAAELSEALDATVIGAGTMPFSRLLRSRYCDERVTLPPVSDQSYGTAVLDALERHGPDFVLPVGYRSTIAIAEIRTAIPDAVSTSLPSASSLRTAADKAATRERGRAVGFDVPAEYTDVVSELDATGRPRDGLSALPFPCFIKARHETGDTTTARVDRPAAFWAAYDRIARQAPNGEVIVQECIGDSSSTFGCGVLILDGEVELTFGHEELRSVPRRGGSGTHLRVHRDAEFESTAVELLEAFDWETGVALVECVRRADGSYALLEINPKLWASYALASRNGYRFASTMVADALGLDVNGEPERVNGPDELVYPLRELNYCARNPEATDVRRSIATLVRPEAAWSVDPSDLSAWLTPPSDLLGSLGSVRPRLCRSAQRACARSASPAAGDHRASASTASYTERIRSAVRPIRRSETT, from the coding sequence ATGAGCACGTCTCCGCGCGTTCTCCTCCTCGACGGTGACGCCGACAACAGTCTCACGATTGCCGCCGAACTCTCCGAGGCGCTCGACGCGACGGTCATCGGAGCCGGAACGATGCCGTTCAGTCGACTGCTTCGCTCGCGGTACTGTGACGAGAGAGTTACGCTCCCGCCGGTGTCGGACCAATCGTACGGGACCGCGGTACTGGACGCGCTCGAACGCCACGGTCCGGACTTCGTCCTTCCCGTCGGCTATCGATCGACGATTGCGATCGCAGAGATTCGCACCGCGATTCCGGACGCCGTTTCGACGTCGCTCCCGTCGGCGTCGTCACTCCGGACCGCTGCGGACAAGGCCGCGACCCGGGAACGAGGGCGCGCGGTCGGGTTCGACGTTCCGGCGGAGTACACCGACGTCGTCTCCGAACTCGACGCGACGGGTCGCCCGCGAGACGGCCTCTCGGCGCTCCCGTTTCCGTGCTTCATCAAGGCGCGTCACGAAACCGGAGACACCACCACGGCGCGGGTCGACCGGCCGGCGGCGTTCTGGGCGGCCTACGATCGAATCGCTCGGCAGGCGCCGAACGGCGAGGTGATCGTCCAGGAGTGTATCGGCGACTCTTCTTCGACGTTCGGCTGTGGGGTCCTGATTCTCGACGGCGAAGTCGAACTGACGTTCGGGCACGAGGAACTCCGCTCGGTCCCCCGCCGAGGCGGAAGCGGGACGCACCTCCGGGTCCACCGCGACGCCGAGTTCGAATCGACCGCCGTCGAACTGCTCGAAGCCTTCGACTGGGAGACGGGCGTCGCGCTGGTCGAGTGCGTGCGGCGGGCCGACGGCTCGTACGCGCTCCTGGAGATCAACCCGAAGTTGTGGGCCTCGTACGCACTGGCGAGCCGGAACGGCTACCGGTTTGCGTCGACGATGGTCGCCGACGCGCTCGGGCTCGACGTCAACGGCGAGCCCGAGCGCGTGAACGGGCCCGACGAACTCGTCTACCCGCTCCGGGAACTCAACTACTGCGCGCGCAACCCCGAGGCGACCGACGTCCGTCGGAGCATCGCGACGCTGGTGCGACCGGAGGCGGCCTGGTCGGTCGACCCGAGCGACCTCTCGGCGTGGCTGACCCCGCCGAGCGATCTTCTGGGTTCCCTCGGCTCGGTTCGTCCGCGGCTCTGCCGGTCGGCGCAGCGAGCGTGCGCCCGGTCAGCATCCCCAGCGGCCGGGGATCACCGGGCGTCGGCCAGCACCGCGTCGTACACCGAGCGGATCCGCTCGGCCGTCCGCCCGATCCGCAGGTCCGAGACGACCTGA
- a CDS encoding glycosyltransferase family 4 protein, producing MTSHSSLASRQSAREPISVLNLVPNPATGFFRTQVESLRGVGVRSDVLSVFDEANCADPETYRSPVNYARFVPEVRRTLRSDHDLVHANFGLTAPHALAQRRVPVVLSLWGTDVYGSFGRVSEVCATFCDAVIVVSEAMGERLGCEYTVVPHGVDLDLFRPEPRPAAAERLGWDPDAAHVLFPGSTNRPEKDFPRAERVVRAARERLDAPIRIHTPDGAVPHDEMPTWMNASDVLLLTSRYEGSPNVVKEAMACNVPVVSTDVGDVAERLDGVTPSTVCGADDELVDALVKTLRADERSNGRQVVSDLRIGRTAERIRSVYDAVLADAR from the coding sequence ATGACGTCTCACTCCTCGCTCGCGTCGCGACAGTCGGCCCGCGAACCCATCTCGGTGCTCAATCTCGTTCCGAACCCGGCGACCGGGTTTTTCCGGACGCAGGTCGAGTCGCTGCGAGGCGTCGGCGTCCGAAGCGACGTCCTGTCGGTCTTCGACGAAGCCAACTGTGCGGATCCGGAGACCTATCGGTCGCCGGTGAACTACGCGCGATTCGTTCCCGAGGTGCGGCGAACGCTCCGTTCCGACCACGACCTCGTCCACGCCAACTTCGGGTTGACCGCGCCGCACGCGCTCGCCCAGCGCCGGGTCCCCGTCGTGCTGTCCCTGTGGGGAACCGACGTCTACGGCTCGTTCGGCCGGGTGAGCGAGGTGTGTGCGACGTTTTGCGACGCGGTCATCGTCGTCTCCGAGGCGATGGGCGAGCGACTCGGGTGCGAGTACACCGTCGTCCCCCACGGCGTGGACCTCGATCTATTTCGCCCCGAACCGCGACCCGCTGCCGCGGAGCGTCTCGGCTGGGACCCCGACGCCGCTCACGTCCTCTTCCCGGGAAGTACGAACCGACCGGAGAAGGATTTCCCGCGGGCGGAGCGCGTCGTTCGGGCCGCGCGCGAGCGCCTCGACGCGCCGATCCGGATCCACACCCCCGACGGTGCCGTTCCGCACGACGAGATGCCGACCTGGATGAACGCGTCGGACGTGCTCCTGCTCACCTCGCGGTACGAAGGCTCGCCGAACGTGGTCAAAGAGGCGATGGCCTGTAACGTCCCCGTCGTTTCCACGGACGTCGGCGACGTGGCGGAGCGACTCGACGGCGTCACGCCGTCGACCGTTTGCGGGGCCGACGACGAACTGGTCGACGCGCTCGTGAAGACGCTCCGCGCGGACGAGCGGTCAAACGGCCGTCAGGTCGTCTCGGACCTGCGGATCGGGCGGACGGCCGAGCGGATCCGCTCGGTGTACGACGCGGTGCTGGCCGACGCCCGGTGA
- a CDS encoding helix-turn-helix transcriptional regulator: MSGDGAILKRNTCNQTEDISIQIVKDIRMERFKGDTPTITENAVPCKVTETGERFYFTPGNGRSSKTLATIFKELQTNLGPFKAPSSGIPIEVASSGKAPIMAYLAVVHEKSDEEIAEVMSVSKSTVQQYLSHIKAGRRMR, translated from the coding sequence ATGTCAGGAGACGGTGCAATACTTAAAAGAAATACCTGCAACCAAACAGAGGATATATCTATACAAATTGTAAAAGATATTCGTATGGAGCGGTTCAAGGGGGATACTCCTACAATCACGGAAAATGCAGTTCCTTGCAAAGTTACAGAGACTGGCGAAAGGTTTTATTTTACCCCTGGGAACGGTAGAAGCTCAAAGACTCTCGCAACTATCTTTAAAGAACTCCAAACTAATTTAGGACCCTTTAAAGCACCGAGTTCTGGAATTCCCATTGAAGTTGCTAGTAGCGGAAAAGCACCAATTATGGCCTATCTGGCCGTAGTACATGAGAAATCGGATGAAGAAATTGCTGAAGTGATGTCAGTCTCCAAGAGCACAGTCCAACAATACCTGTCCCATATCAAGGCAGGACGGCGAATGCGTTGA